In the Endozoicomonas sp. SCSIO W0465 genome, CCGATGACCTGATCCGGGTGGAAAACATGGTGGAGAAACCGGCGAAGGAAGACGCGCCAAGCAATCTCGCCATTATTGGCCGCTATATTCTCACGCCGGATATCTTTGACCTGATTCGCGATACCGAGCCAGGCAAGGGCGGTGAGATCCAGATTACCGATGCCCTGATGGCCCAGGCGCAAAAAGGCTGTGTGATGGCCTACAAGTTCAAGGGCAAGCGTTTTGACTGTGGCAGTATTGAAGGGTTTATTGAAGCCACCAACTATTGTTACGACACGCTTTATTCGCATTAAGAGCGCTGCCCGTCTCCCGCTGCCCGAAAAAGATAAGAGCATGGCTTTTTCAGGTGGCGGGCAGTGGAAAATTCACCCTGCCTCCTTTTCTGTCCATTTTTTTCTGAAAACTGGCAACTGAGAACTGCCAACTACCCCGCGATGTGTATTATTCTTAAGGATCATAACCAGAACGGGAAGAAGCGAATGGCTCAGGCCGAGCAGGTACAATTTATGACGCCGGAAGCCTATCTGGCGTTTGAACAGCAGGCGGAGCAGCGGCATGAGTGCGTTAACGGGCTGATCATCGCCATGGCCGGTGCCAGCCGCAGGCACGATCTGCTGACCCTGGCGTTTGCCTCCCTGCTGCGTGCTCATCTGCGGGGTAGCCCCTGCAGAGCTTACGCCAGTGATATGAAAGTGAATGCCAGCCATAAAGGGAATGATGTTTTTTATTACCCGGATGTGATGGTGGCCTGTAACGGTTCTGACCAGAACGCCTATGTTGAAGATCAGCCAACCTTGATTGCCGAGGTGCTATCCCCCACCACCGAGGCGAGGGACCGGATGGAAAAACTGGCGGCCTACACCGCCATCAAGGGGTTGAAGGAGTATGTATTGATCCATCAGGATAAGATTGCCGTGGATCTCTACCAGAATACCGGCAATGGCTGGGAGGTTATTCGCCTTAAGCAGGAGAGCGATACTCTGCAGCTCCATTCCATCGGGTTTTCTGTCACGCTTCGGGAGCTGTATGAAGATGTGGTGGGTGTTCTTTAACTGCTGACCTTGTTGATAAGGTACTCCTCTGGCGTATAAACCGGCAGTTCTGACGCTGAGAAATCTTTAACGTTGCGGGTGATAATGGCTCCGGTGCCTGCATTGACTCCTGAAGCATAGAGTACGCTGTCTTCGTAGTCTTTGAAGCCGGTGTTCAGTGCCATCTGGAGAACCTGATGGTCAACCGGGGCCACCCGGTAGATTTGCAGCAATGTCTGAATGGCCTGTTGCCCCGCTTCTTTACCAATGGTTTTGCAGGCCAGATAGTGGATGGTGGTTAAGGTGGTAGCGCACAGGTAGCCGGTGCAGGCTCTGCGTTCAACCAGCGCCATAATACGGGATGAGTTTTGGGCAAAAGGTTCGCGCTCCAGAAGAACATCCAGGATAACATTGGTATCCACCAGAATACTCACAGGTATTTATCCTCAAGGTGTTTTTTGTAGGCATTTTCATCGTCAGTGGTATCTGGCGACCGCAGGGCTCCTTTCAGCTTTTGCGTTAGCGGTGGCAGCGTTTCGTTATCGGATTCTGCTGAGGTTAATGAGTCAAAGTAGTCTGCGACCAGTTGTGATAAAGACTTACCGTGATGCGCTGCATAAGCTTTTGCCTTTTGGACCTGCTCAGGCTCCATTCTCAGTGTGAGTTTTTGCATATCTGATCCCGTGCCGTACTGTTTTAATTCAGTGTACGTCACACGCCAGTGGTTGGCAAAAGCCGAATAACGCTTTTTTTTGCTGAATATCTACGGATGCACTAAAAAATACTGTTCCTTCATAATCCAGCGTTTTTTTATAACCTTGAAGCCCGTTCAATGGATAAAATTCTCGCTGGATTGCAGGTGTTCCCGCCTGCGCTGTATCGCTTTGCTTTTATCGGGGCGCTGGCTTTTGCCCTGTTTATGGCGGTGATTCCCCACGGTGCCGACCCGACCGCCGCCGTTAATGACAAAGTCAAACACGCCATTACCTTTATGGTGCTGTTTGCCATGCTGGATCTGGCCTGGCCCACGGTGGGTATGCCCTGGTGGAAACCGGTGGGGCTGCTGGCCTTTGGGATGTTGATTGAGGTCTGCCAGAAGCTGACCGGTTACCGCAGCTTTAGTGTGGGTGTGATATTGTGGCCAATGGTGTGGGAGTGTTGGCGTATCTTGGTGTTTACCTCGTGATTTCCCGTTAAGGCTTTTTGTGAACGCTCCTTTTCTTCTGTTTCTTAAAGGCGTCGCCATGGGCGCTGCCGATGTGGTGCCCGGTGTTTCTGGCGGTACCATTGCGTTTATTACCGGCATTTACGATGAGCTGCTGGACAGCATCAAACGGCTGGGCCCCGGTGCGTTGAAGGTACTGGCTCAGGATGGCATTGGTGCCTGCTGGAAGCACATCAACGGTGCGTTTCTACTGACGCTGGGGAGTGGGATTTTGCTGAGTCTGTTCAGCCTGGCCCGGGTGATTAGCTGGTTGCTGATGACGCATCCGATTCCCCTATGGTCGTTTTTTTCCGGGCTGATTCTGGTCTCTGTCTGGCATATGTTGCGCCAGCTGGAGGGTGTTAAGGCGTCTACCGTTGTGGTTTTGATGGTTGGGGCGGCGCTGGCCTGGTGGATTTCGGGCATGACGCCTTCTGGTGCTGCTGAGCCGGAGTTGCCGTTTTTGTTTATGTGTGGTGCCGTGGCCATTTGTGCCATGATTTTGCCGGGAATTTCCGGCTCCTTTCTTCTGTTGTTGCTGGGGGTGTACCAGCCGGTGTTAACGGCCGTGGCCACCCTGGATATTCCTGTGCTGGTTACCGTGGCTTCGGGCTGTGTCATCGGGCTGCTGTTGTTTACTCGCTTTCTGAGCTGGCTGCTGGCCTATGCCCGGCATTTTACCCTGGCCTTTTTAACCGGGCTGATGCTGGGCTCGGTAAATAAGCTCTGGCCCTGGAAGCAGGCAACGGCAGACCAGTTGTTCAATGTGTTGCCACAGACCTATGAACACCTGACCGGCCAGAGTGCCCAGTTAACCCTCGCCCTGGCCATGGGGCTCTGTGCGGTGGTGATGGTGTTGGTGATTGAGCGGGTTGCTAAGACTTCGTAGTTATCAGTTTTCAGTGGGCAGAAAAAGACGGCTGATCCGCTTTTCTTTTTCTGAAAACTGCCTACTGAGCACTGCCCACTTTCTTATTCGTAGTGCGTCCACATCCTGATGATTTTGACGGCTTCGTCTTCCTTTAGCACCTGATAGACGAGGCGATGCTGAATATTGATTCTTCTGGACAAAGCGCCACTCAGATCGCCAATCAGCTTTTCATAGGGTGGCGGTGTTTGGTAAGGGTTTTCTGTCAGAATGGCCAGTAGGGTTTCTACTTTAGATTTCAGGCCTGCTGAAGCGATCTTTTTTGCATCTTTCTGGGCTTGCCGGGTATATACCAGTTTCCAACTCACCAGCCCGGCTCCTCACTGCAATCAGAAAGATCACTGGCTAAACCATCCTGAATGGATTTACGCATGCCCGGCACGGAGAGCAGATGCAGGGTTTCCTGAATGGCGCTCCAATCCTCTTCGGATACCAGTACGGCGTTGTTGCGTTTACCAGTAATCAGCACCGGTTTGTGGTTTTTCGCGGTTTCATCAATCAGACGA is a window encoding:
- a CDS encoding Uma2 family endonuclease, whose protein sequence is MCIILKDHNQNGKKRMAQAEQVQFMTPEAYLAFEQQAEQRHECVNGLIIAMAGASRRHDLLTLAFASLLRAHLRGSPCRAYASDMKVNASHKGNDVFYYPDVMVACNGSDQNAYVEDQPTLIAEVLSPTTEARDRMEKLAAYTAIKGLKEYVLIHQDKIAVDLYQNTGNGWEVIRLKQESDTLQLHSIGFSVTLRELYEDVVGVL
- a CDS encoding PIN domain-containing protein translates to MSILVDTNVILDVLLEREPFAQNSSRIMALVERRACTGYLCATTLTTIHYLACKTIGKEAGQQAIQTLLQIYRVAPVDHQVLQMALNTGFKDYEDSVLYASGVNAGTGAIITRNVKDFSASELPVYTPEEYLINKVSS
- a CDS encoding DUF6364 family protein, with product MQKLTLRMEPEQVQKAKAYAAHHGKSLSQLVADYFDSLTSAESDNETLPPLTQKLKGALRSPDTTDDENAYKKHLEDKYL
- a CDS encoding DUF368 domain-containing protein — protein: MGAADVVPGVSGGTIAFITGIYDELLDSIKRLGPGALKVLAQDGIGACWKHINGAFLLTLGSGILLSLFSLARVISWLLMTHPIPLWSFFSGLILVSVWHMLRQLEGVKASTVVVLMVGAALAWWISGMTPSGAAEPELPFLFMCGAVAICAMILPGISGSFLLLLLGVYQPVLTAVATLDIPVLVTVASGCVIGLLLFTRFLSWLLAYARHFTLAFLTGLMLGSVNKLWPWKQATADQLFNVLPQTYEHLTGQSAQLTLALAMGLCAVVMVLVIERVAKTS
- a CDS encoding Txe/YoeB family addiction module toxin, with the protein product MSWKLVYTRQAQKDAKKIASAGLKSKVETLLAILTENPYQTPPPYEKLIGDLSGALSRRINIQHRLVYQVLKEDEAVKIIRMWTHYE
- a CDS encoding type II toxin-antitoxin system Phd/YefM family antitoxin encodes the protein MSSYSASEARANLYRLIDETAKNHKPVLITGKRNNAVLVSEEDWSAIQETLHLLSVPGMRKSIQDGLASDLSDCSEEPGW